From Candidatus Eisenbacteria bacterium, the proteins below share one genomic window:
- a CDS encoding aminopeptidase P family protein, which yields MKRDIDHLMNERGLSAAIVLQGEYMSPTFRYITGPHAHLKGIVVWRPGAKPYLVHHAMERDSAAATGFELGDYGSLGWMKLLEQEGNQVRASARLMQIVLDRLGVRGRVLVEGVVQIGWYHHILNYLGRIKPDIELVEDEDPGLFELARSTKDPEEVKTVRSVASVCQRAYARIREIIERARLEGRKLRDADGWVTIGRLRREVRRIFFEAGLVEPHGNIIAMGRDAGVPHNEGNDQDVLEEGRPIVVDLYPAQENGGYYFDVTRTYCVGRAPRELKELHTLVQDAVRETVDRLAIGTPGRVYQEGVCDLFEAHGHKTIRQDERVQEGYVHGLGHGIGLEVHERPRLSAASNPDLILPGSLFTVEPGLYYPSRGMGVRIEDVIYAHQDGTFENLTHVPYELEIAPA from the coding sequence CTCCAGGGCGAGTACATGAGCCCGACCTTTCGCTATATCACGGGCCCCCACGCCCACCTGAAGGGCATTGTGGTCTGGCGCCCCGGCGCGAAGCCCTATTTGGTCCACCATGCGATGGAGCGCGACAGCGCGGCCGCCACCGGGTTCGAGCTGGGAGACTACGGCTCGCTCGGCTGGATGAAATTGTTGGAGCAGGAAGGAAACCAGGTGCGGGCTTCGGCGCGCCTCATGCAGATCGTTCTCGACAGGCTGGGCGTTCGCGGACGGGTTCTGGTCGAGGGCGTCGTGCAGATCGGTTGGTATCACCACATCTTGAACTATCTCGGAAGGATCAAGCCGGACATCGAGCTCGTGGAGGACGAGGATCCCGGACTATTCGAGCTGGCGCGCAGCACGAAGGATCCCGAGGAGGTGAAGACGGTCCGATCGGTCGCCTCCGTATGCCAGCGGGCGTACGCGCGCATCCGCGAGATCATCGAGCGCGCGCGCCTCGAAGGGAGGAAGCTCCGCGATGCGGACGGCTGGGTCACGATCGGAAGACTGCGCCGCGAAGTGCGCCGGATCTTCTTCGAGGCCGGCCTCGTGGAACCGCACGGAAATATCATCGCGATGGGCCGCGACGCCGGGGTGCCGCACAACGAGGGGAACGACCAGGACGTCCTGGAAGAGGGGCGGCCGATCGTGGTCGATCTGTACCCCGCGCAGGAGAACGGCGGGTATTACTTCGACGTGACTCGAACCTACTGCGTCGGGCGAGCCCCGCGGGAGCTGAAGGAGCTTCACACGCTCGTCCAGGACGCGGTCCGGGAGACGGTCGATCGGCTGGCGATCGGAACCCCCGGCCGCGTCTACCAGGAAGGCGTTTGCGATCTCTTCGAGGCTCACGGACACAAGACGATCCGCCAGGACGAGCGTGTGCAGGAAGGGTACGTGCATGGGCTGGGACATGGCATCGGCCTCGAGGTGCACGAGCGCCCACGCTTGAGCGCCGCATCGAATCCGGATCTCATTCTCCCGGGTTCGCTCTTCACAGTGGAACCGGGTCTCTACTATCCTTCCCGAGGGATGGGTGTTCGGATCGAGGACGTGATCTACGCGCATCAGGACGGAACTTTCGAAAATCTCACCCATGTCCCCTACGAGCTGGAGATCGCACCCGCATAG
- a CDS encoding aminopeptidase P family protein, translated as MTGAGIGPIQDPDSTSRVGRMQAAIRESGMDGWLLFDFHGTNPIARRILGLTASADPPKTTRRWFYWIPASGEPAKLVHRLEPHALDHLPGPALVYLTWEELERMLGAMIHSEGVRSAGYPTVAGTPRRIAMEYSPYSRLPNVSRVDAGTVELVRATGALVVSSAELTQRFEGALAPDARRDHRRTGSALHAIMAAAFQRVRGCARSGTPTTELALQRWLLERLDSEGLTSSDPPTVAANEHSADAHFTNRAALDRPIRAGDFLLLDAWAKSKRPGAVYADYTQVAYFGSAPPEAHQAAFAAVREARDAAIGFVRDSLRAGREPRGCDVDDVAREAIRSQGLGDRFIHRTGHSIGEEVHGNGVHLDNLETRDERSLVEGTLVSVEPGVYLEDFGIRSEVNLLIDGGEAVVTTEPIQREIFVLEA; from the coding sequence ATGACGGGCGCCGGAATCGGCCCGATTCAGGATCCAGACTCCACGTCCCGCGTCGGCCGGATGCAGGCGGCGATCCGCGAGAGCGGGATGGACGGCTGGCTCCTCTTCGATTTCCACGGCACGAACCCGATCGCGCGGCGAATTCTCGGTTTGACCGCGAGCGCCGACCCTCCGAAGACGACGAGACGGTGGTTTTACTGGATCCCCGCATCGGGCGAGCCGGCAAAGCTCGTGCATCGTCTCGAGCCGCACGCGCTGGATCACCTTCCGGGCCCCGCCCTGGTCTATCTCACGTGGGAAGAGCTGGAGCGAATGCTCGGGGCGATGATCCACTCGGAGGGCGTCCGAAGCGCGGGGTATCCCACGGTTGCCGGAACCCCCCGCCGGATCGCAATGGAGTACTCCCCCTACTCCCGCCTTCCGAACGTGTCGCGCGTCGACGCGGGCACGGTCGAGCTGGTCCGCGCCACCGGCGCCCTGGTCGTCTCCTCCGCGGAGCTCACTCAGCGTTTCGAGGGAGCGCTGGCCCCCGATGCGCGGCGTGACCACCGCCGCACCGGATCCGCTCTGCACGCGATCATGGCGGCGGCATTCCAGCGGGTGCGCGGGTGCGCGCGCTCTGGAACGCCGACCACCGAGCTCGCCCTTCAGCGCTGGCTGCTCGAGCGATTGGATTCCGAGGGGCTGACCTCGAGCGACCCCCCGACCGTCGCGGCGAACGAGCACTCCGCCGACGCCCACTTTACGAATCGGGCCGCCCTCGACCGGCCGATCCGCGCCGGGGACTTCCTGCTTCTCGACGCCTGGGCCAAATCGAAGCGTCCGGGTGCCGTCTATGCCGACTACACCCAGGTCGCGTACTTCGGATCGGCTCCTCCCGAGGCCCATCAAGCCGCGTTCGCCGCAGTTCGCGAAGCGCGGGACGCGGCGATCGGCTTCGTGCGCGATTCCCTCCGCGCGGGCCGCGAGCCGAGAGGATGCGACGTGGACGACGTGGCGCGTGAGGCGATCCGCTCCCAAGGTCTCGGCGACCGCTTCATTCACCGGACCGGGCATTCGATCGGGGAGGAAGTACACGGGAACGGGGTCCATTTGGACAATCTCGAGACCCGCGACGAGCGAAGCCTGGTCGAGGGGACGCTCGTATCCGTGGAGCCGGGAGTTTACCTGGAGGACTTTGGGATTCGGAGCGAGGTGAATCTCCTCATCGACGGCGGCGAAGCCGTAGTCACGACCGAGCCGATTCAGAGGGAGATATTCGTCCTTGAGGCGTGA
- the hflX gene encoding GTPase HflX encodes MSPTSWRSHPHRERAILAGRETRGRHGENGRLLTELRLLAETAGAQVRGEVLQRRGPIRSSTFLSKGKIEEVRVLSGEEQATLLLLDDDLSPAQSRNLGEQLNMKVVDRTGLILDIFSRRARTREARIQVELAQLEYLLPRLTRMWEHLSRLGGGIGTRGPGETQLEVDRRRVRERIAKLKRELERVVKERRVQRRGRRGCFKVSLVGYTNAGKSTLFNALTRASVYVEDQLFATLDPTTRVFPIGRNTRALLTDTVGFIRKLPSHLVVSFRATLEEVTEADLLLHVVDATEPDIDAHIQAVEAVLDSIGALGRPRLCVFNKIDAVPDEVSVLGLRAGYPGAVFVSALTRDGIPELREAAMRHVIENAGHEERAARGGSTGS; translated from the coding sequence ATGTCCCCTACGAGCTGGAGATCGCACCCGCATAGGGAACGCGCCATTCTCGCCGGCCGCGAAACGAGGGGGCGGCATGGGGAGAACGGCAGGCTCCTGACCGAGCTTCGCCTCCTGGCCGAAACGGCCGGCGCCCAGGTGCGGGGCGAAGTGCTGCAGCGCCGCGGTCCCATCCGCTCGTCCACGTTCCTCAGCAAGGGAAAGATCGAAGAAGTACGCGTCCTCTCCGGCGAGGAGCAGGCGACGCTTCTGCTTCTCGACGACGACCTTTCCCCAGCCCAGAGCCGAAACCTCGGCGAGCAGCTCAACATGAAAGTCGTCGATCGAACCGGGCTCATCCTGGACATCTTCTCCCGACGCGCCCGGACGCGCGAGGCGCGCATCCAGGTGGAGCTGGCCCAGCTCGAGTACCTTCTGCCGCGGCTGACCCGCATGTGGGAGCATCTTTCCCGCTTGGGCGGCGGCATCGGGACCCGCGGGCCCGGCGAAACCCAGCTGGAGGTCGATCGGCGGCGGGTCCGCGAAAGGATCGCGAAGCTGAAGCGGGAGCTGGAGCGGGTGGTAAAGGAGCGGCGCGTGCAACGCCGGGGACGCCGGGGGTGCTTCAAAGTCTCGCTCGTCGGGTATACGAACGCCGGGAAATCGACTCTGTTCAACGCGCTCACCCGGGCCAGCGTGTACGTCGAAGACCAGCTGTTCGCGACGTTGGACCCCACGACCCGTGTCTTTCCGATCGGCCGCAATACACGCGCCCTTCTCACCGATACCGTGGGATTCATCCGCAAGCTCCCCTCCCATCTCGTCGTTTCGTTCCGCGCCACGCTGGAGGAGGTCACGGAGGCGGATCTCCTCCTCCACGTCGTGGACGCCACGGAGCCGGATATCGACGCGCATATCCAGGCGGTCGAGGCCGTGCTCGATTCCATCGGGGCGCTCGGCCGGCCCAGGCTCTGCGTGTTCAACAAGATCGACGCGGTTCCCGACGAGGTTTCGGTCCTGGGGCTCCGGGCGGGGTATCCCGGCGCGGTCTTCGTCTCCGCCCTCACGCGGGATGGAATCCCCGAGCTGCGCGAGGCCGCCATGCGGCATGTCATAGAGAATGCAGGCCACGAGGAGCGCGCGGCGCGCGGCGGAAGCACAGGGTCATGA